In the genome of Methylococcus sp. EFPC2, the window CAGGACGGCCGATCACTTCGAATTCGACGGATTGCGTATCGAAGTCGTCGATATGGACGGTAACCGGGTGGACAAGGTTTTGGTGTCTCGCATCACCGACGCGGCGGCGCCAGGGGCGTCCTGAACTGGCGTCGCCGCCGGGCTTTAGGTGCCGGCAAAAAACCGTATCTTGGTCGGCTCGACCAGGACTTCGGCGTCCTTCTGCAAACCCAGCTGCTGGAAATCCGCCTGCGAAATATCCACTTCCAGCAGGCCTTGCCCGTCGCTACGTTCCAGTTCGACCCGGACGGTGGAACCGAAGCGGCGTGCATCCCGGATGCGCGCGCGCAGGCCGCCGTTGAGCTTGGCGGAGTCGAGCGGGGCGATCTGCAACTCGTGGGGTCGGGCGTAAAAGACGGCCTGGTCGCTGGGAGGTTGTAGCGCCTCGGACAGTTCGACGGTCGCGTCGCCGATATGCGCCTGGCCTTCGTGGATACGCCCGTGAAACAGGTTCACGTCGCCGAGGAAGTGCATGACGAAAGGATTGGCCGGGTGGTCGTAAACCGAATCCGGCGTGCCGACCTGCTCGATGCGGCCGGAATTCAAGACCACCACGCGGTCGGCCACCTCCAGCGCTTCTTCCTGGTCATGGGTGACGAATACGCTGGTGATGTGCAGTTCGTCGTGCAAGCGCCGCAGCCAGCGCCGCAAGTCCTTGCGCACCTTGGCGTCCAGCGCGCCGAAAGGCTCGTCCAGCAGCAGCACCTTGGGTTCTACCGCCAGGGCGCGGGCGAGGGCGATACGCTGGCGCTGTCCACCGGAAAGCTGGGTCGGATAACGCTGCGCCACCCAGCCGAGCTGTACCAGTTCCAGCAGTTCGTTGACCCGCCGGCGGATGTCCTCGTCGCTGGGCCGGGTCGCGCGCGGACGCACGCGCAGGCCGAAGGCGACGTTCTCGAACACGGTCATATGCTGGAACAGCGCATAATGCTGGAACACGAAGCCAACCTGGCGCTCGCGCACGTGCACATTAGTGGCGTCTTCACCGTGCAGAATGATGCTGCCGGAGTCCGGAGCCTCCAGGCCGGCGATGATGCGCAGCAGCGTGGTCTTGCCGCAGCCGGACGGCCCGAGCAGCGCGACCAGTTCCCCGCCGGCGATTTCCAGGCTGACGTCCTTGAGCGCGTGAAATTGGCCGAAATGCTTGCTGACGTGGTCGATATGTATGGTCATGGGGCTTTATTCTTCGGTATGGGCTAAGCGGACTTGCTGTTTGATGCGCCATGCCAGCAGGCTCTTCGCCGCCAGCGTCACCAGGGCCAGGAGCGCCAGCAGCGAAGCCACGGCAAAGGCCGCCGCGGTGTTGTATTCGTTGTAGAGGATTTCCACGTGCAGCGGTATGGTGTTGGTCAGTCCGCGGATATGGCCCGACACCACCGATACGGCGCCGAATTCGCCCATCGCGCGGGCGTTGCTCAGGATCACGCCGTACAGCAGTCCCCACTTGATGTTGGGCAGGGTGACGTGCCAGAAGGTCTGCCAGCCCGTCGCGCCCAGTACGATGGCGGCTTCTTCTTCCTGCGTGCCCTGCGCCTGCATCAGCGGGATCAATTCGCGGGCGACGAAGGGAAAGGTGACGAAGATCGTGGCCAGCACGATGCCGGGTACGGCGAAGATCAGCTTGATGTCATGCTCGTGCAGCCAGTCGCCGAACCAGCCCTGCAGGCCGAACATCAGCACGTAGATCAGGCCCGAAACCACGGGCGAGACGGAAAACGGCAGGTCTATCAGGGTGATCAGCAGGCTCTTGCCGGGAAACGAGAACTTGGCGATGCTCCAGGCCGCCGCGACGCCGAATACCAGGTTCAGCGGGACGGCGATGGCCGCCACCGTCAAGGTCAGCCGCACGGCGGCCAGCGCGGTGGGATCCGTCAGGGATTGCCAATAGGTCGCCACCCCTTTGGAGAACGCCTGGATGAATACCAGCGCCAGGGGCAGGACCAGAAAGCCCAGGAGATACAGCAAGGCCAGCCCTATCAGCAGCCAGGGTAGCCAGCTGCCTGCGGTACGCGCCTGCGGGGTTGCGATCGCGCTCATATCGATGTCTATAGGTTAATGTGCCTGACCCAATCGACGCTGCCCCCACCATTGCAATACATTGATGGCCAGGAGCAGGGCGAATGAAACCACCAGCATGGAGACGGCCAGCGCGGTCGCCCCGGCGTAGTCGTATTGCTCGAGGTGGGTGATGATGAGCAGCGGGGTGATTTCCGACTTGAAAGGGATGTTGCCGGCAATGAAAATAACCGAGCCGTATTCCCCGATGGCTCGCGCGAACGCCAGGGCGAAGCCAGTCAGCAGGGCCGGCCAGATTTGCGGGAATAGCACCCGGATGAACGTCTGCAGCCGGTTCGCCCCCAGGCTGTGCGCCGCCTCTTCCAGTTCCTTGGGGAATTCTTCCAGCACCGGCTGTACCGTGCGGACCACGAAAGGCAGGCCGATGAAGGTCAAGGCGACCACTACGCCGAGGGGGGTGTAGGCGATCTTCAGCCCCAAGGGCGCGAATAGCTGTCCGACCCAACCCTTGGTGGAATAAAGCGTCGCCAGGGCAATGCCGGCGACGGCGGTGGGCAGGGCGAAGGGCAGGTCGACCAGCGCGTCGATCAAGCGCTTGCCGGGAAATTCGTAGCGCACGAGCACCCAGGCCACCAACAAACCGAACGCCGCGTTGATCAGCGCGCCGGCCAAGGAGGCGAAGAAGGTCAGTTTGTAGGACGCCAGGACGCGAGGGGTCGTGATGACTTGCCAGAATGCTTCCCAGCCCAGGGTCGCACTCTTGAGGAAGGTCGCCGATAGCGGAATGAGTACGATCAGGCTCAAATACAGCAAGGTGAAGCCCATCGCCAAAGGAAAGCCGGGCAATACGCTGTGGCGTTTGGACAAAGTCATGAACTAACCTGGAAGCGGCAACGGGGCGTGCATAAGCAATTTACATGCATCTTCTTATTCCATTATAGAATTTATACTTTTAATTATATAACAGAGCAACTGAATTCCGGTTGCGGCGAGCGAGCGTTGGCTTGGTCGCCCATGCGACGCGTGGCCGGATGCCGGGATTGTTCAACGAGGAAGCCTTGAGTCCCGCCTCTCGGAGCAGGAAAGGGATCGTGCGTTGCTGCAAAAGATGAAGCGGCGCGGGTCAAATTTAGGTGGGATCGCTCTTTGAGCGTGTTCGATACGCCTCCCGGCGGGCTTCCGGAACATGCTGTGGGGCGGCTGCTTGAACCAAGCGCAGCATCCGCTTGCCGATACCATGAACTCGTGTTGCAACGTTTTCCTAAGCGCAAATCATGCGACTAGTTCGGCCAATGCCCGTTCCGTCCCCCGGCTTTCAGCCGGTGTTCCCGAGTCGCGATCGCCGCATTCTGCAGGGGGCTGACAACGCTGCTAGCCATGGCACGGTCTCCTTTCCCTTACAGGCCCCGTCCTATACCGGTTACTCCGTCCACTCACGGAGTTCCATCGTGTAGGCTTTTTTCGGCAATTTTTACTTGCAACGCCTACCTTTCGTGGCATGAAGCTTTGGCGTCCATTTTTCCAACCTGCCGCCGTTTTGAATTCAGGCTATACGGCCTGAATGTTGGTAATCATGCTGCTCTACTTAATGAATTTGCTGATGAGGCTGTATGAAGGTAAGTATCGCAATTCCCTGCTACGAAATGTATGGAAGAGGTGTCGAGTGTCTGGATCATTCGCTCTCTGCCATATCAAGGCAAACATATAAGGATATAGAAGTCGTTATTTCCGACCATTCGCGAGATGATGCGATTTATACAGTGGTTCGTCGTTGGGCTGCTAATCTCGATATACGCTATGTCAGGTTTGAGGAAATGCGGGGCTCTTCCTCTGCAAACCATAATAGCTGCATTAGGCATTGTTCGGGCGATATTATTAAGTTTCTCTGTCAGGATGATTACTTGTATGATAAATTGGCCCTTAAGACCATAGTCGATGCTTTTTTGCCTGAAGCGAACTGGTTGTTGTCGAGATATATACATACGAGGGATCGTGTGAATTACTTTCGGCCGCAATATCCAACCCTCAATAAGTCGATCCATGTGAGTAATACCGTAGGGACTCACAGTTGCTTGACGATAAGAAATGTTGATCCGCCTTTGTTCGATGAAAATTTGATTTGGTTTATGGACTGTGAGTACTATCGCAGGCTCTACGATATTTATGGGGCTCCTTATATTCTTAACGAGTTAACCACGGCCGTGTTTCTTTGGGAGGGGCAGGTTTCAAATACGACGGCATCTAGCCAGGCTCTGCGGCAGGGGGAGTTGGATTACTTGCAACGGAAATACCCGTTCGATATTGATGAGCCGATTTCATCGCGGGAATATTCTTTGTTTCAGAAGCTCTCCAGAAAAATACATAGACAGCTATCGTTTCTGCGGGAGACATGAAGCGGCCCGCAAGGTCCTGTTAGACCATCCCGGTTGGCCGCGCGCGGGGTTAGGGTGTGCTGAAGCTGGGAGTTTGGGTATGGTGTAGGTGTTGCCCGAGTGTGAAAACGGCAGGCTATATGACGGATTTTCGAATATATGGGATTCTCATTAATAAAGCCACTAGCCCATACGATAGGCTTATTACCAATAACGCGAAAATGATTTCCCATATTGGGTGGACGACCGCTCTCCTGATGAGGCTGACGGCGCCGAGCACCGGCGTGTGTATGAGGTAAATGCCAAGCGAGCGACTTCCGAGTGCGGAAAGAACCGAATTTGCCCCCAGGTTCGGATGGCTAGTTGCAAACAGGAATGCGCAAGCGGCGAGCGGGAGGCTGCTGAACAGATAAGGTCTTTCTTGGAAGGGCAGCCCGGAAAGATGAGATAGTAAGGCGGATTCACAAAATATCATAATTACTGCCGTGGCCAGGAAGGGCGCGCTATGTTTTGTGCTTATGTTGTGGGCCGCAAAGAAGTGCCCGACGGTCAGAAATGAGAAAGCAATGAGTGGCCCTCGCTGTTCAAGGGGTAGAGTCAGGCCAAAACCCAAAAAGGTGGCCTCATAAGATGAGGTGGCTAGGCATAGCGCATACGCGCTAAAACCAATCGCAAGCAGGGCCGGTGGGCGTAAGGAGAGTTTAAGGCATAGTGCCAATAGACTGATTCCTGCGATTAGCGAGACGAGAAACCATAATGGCACGGCCGTTCCGCGAAAGAAGAATAAGTCTGGCCGCTTCGCGGCGAACGAAGGGAGAGCGTTCAAATTCCAAAGCAATGGAGCTGCGCTCTTTGCTTTAATCATTTGTTCCAGCCATGGGCCCCAGAAGATTCCATCGATGATGGTCCAGATTAGGAGTAGCGAGGCGAGTCGTGACGTGTATTTCAGCCATCTGGACAGTATGCTTTCCTTACTGATTCCTCTGGAATAAAAGTAGCCGGCGGCAACGAAGAAGAAGGGGACGGCGAAGGAAGAAAGCTGCTGTAGCGACTGCCCTAGATAGTACCAGTCCCCCTTCATCGATGCGGTGGCAATAAAGGGTTCCGTATGTATGATGACTACGGCAATTATAGCCAAGCCCTTAAGGGTATCGATCGATCGAATGCGCATTTGCAGCCTGATTTCGGGGTCGCACAACGTGCTGGTTCAACTGGGCGTTGTCGGCGATTAAGGGTGTTCCGCGGAGGACGTAAGGTATGAATTTCGAACAGAGCCGGAGATTCAACGGCTTTTATGTCTGGCCAAAATTATTGATGGAAAAGTGTTCATCGGTACTCGATCTGCAATAGGCAAGAGGCGGTTTATTTGGGGCTAAGGTCTGTGATCGTCGGGGTTTGGGGCGCGAGGGCTCGACGGACCGACGCGATGCGCGCCTGACGCAAGGCCTTGCCTAACGCCTCGCCTTGCAGGCCTTGCGCGATCAAAGGCGCGGTGGTCACGGCCATGGCGGCGATTTGGGCTTTGAGGATGAGGTCGCGCTGTGGGTAAGACCTGTTTTCGAAGCCGGTGCGGCCTCGGGCGTCGGCTTCGCAGGCCAGCAGGAAGTCGGCCAAGCGGTTGTTTTTCCTCAGCGCGTCCAATCGTTGCAGCAGGTCGACCAAGGTAGCGGCGCGCAACTCGGTCGCCCGATGGCAATGGCCGTGATAGCGCATGACCTGCTCCGCGAGCCGCTGATAATCCTTGGGTGCCTTTAGTCGGGTGCATAAAGCCTGCAGGGCCGGCAGGCCGGATTTTTCGTGGCCATGATGGCTGGGCCAACGCTCCGGTGGCGTCAATCCCTTTCCCAGATCATGCATCAAGGCGGCGAAGCGCAGCTTGGGATCATCGCTGAGGCAGGCGGCTTGTTCCAGAACCAACAGGGCATGGATCCCGGTATCGATTTCCGGATGATGCTGGGGCGGTTGCGGTACGCCGAACAGGCGGTCGAGTTCGGGAAACAGGCGCTCGAGGGCGCCGCAATTTCTCAGAGCGCGGAAGAATTCGGCCGGTGCGGGTTCGGACAAGGCCTTGACCAGCTCGGCCCAGACCCTTTCCGGCACCAGGGCGTCCACCTCGCCGGCCGCCACCATGGCTCGCATCAAGGTTAGGGTTTCTTCCGCCACCTTGAAGCCCAGGCGCGCGTAACGGGCGGCGAAACGGGCCACTCGCAGGATGCGCACCGGGTCTTCGGCGAATGCCTGGGAAACATGGCGCAACAGCCCGGCTTGCAGGTCGCTCAGGCCACCGTAGGGATCGATCAGCCGGCCACGCGCATCTTCGGCCATGGCGTTGATGGTCAGGTCGCGGCGCAACAGATCCTGTTCCAGCGTCACTTCCGGCGCGGCGTGCACGACGAAGCCACGATAACCGGGAGCGGTCTTGCGCTCGGTGCGGGCCAGGGCATATTCCTCGTGGGTTTGTGGGTGCAGGAACACGGGGAATTCACGGCCCACGGGCCGGAAGCCCAGGGCCAACATTTGCTCCGGGGTCGCGCCCACGACCACCCAGTCCCGCTCCTTGACCGGCAGGTTCAGCAGGCGGTCGCGCACCGCGCCGCCGACGAGATAGGTGTTCAACGATGCCATGGATTGATGCTGAAGGTGCCGATCGGATAAGGTCGCGAGTTTAACTCAAGCATCTTTAAGCGCGTATGTTCGAAACTTGGGCGTATTACCTGGCCTTCGGCAGTCTGGCCGGCGTCTTGTCCGGACTTTTAGGCATAGGCGGGGGCGTGGTGGTGGTGCCGTTTCTGATCTGGCGCTTGACGCTGGCGGGCTGCCCGCCGGATCTGGTCATGATCGTGGCGGTGGCCACCTCCTTGGCGACCATTGTCGTGACGTCGATGTCCGCGGTCTATACCCATCATCGGCTGGGTGCCTTGCGCTGGTCCTGGATCCGGCGGATGACGCCGGGCATCGTGCTCGGCACGGCGGTAGGCTCGGTGATCGCCGAGCGCCTGCCGGCGGGCTGGTTCAAGCTGCTGTTCGCCCTGTTCCTGATCTTCGTCGCGCTGCGTATGTTGCGCCGTGTGTCCACGCGGCTCGCCACCGAGCACCCGCGGAGCGTCGTGGTGGCCGGGGTGTCCGGTTTGATCGGACTGCTGTCGGCCATACTGGGGATAGGCGGCGGGACCCTCAGCGTGCCTTTTCTGGCCCGATGCGGCCAGCCCATGGGCAATGCAGTAGCCATCTCGGGGGCTTTGGGCTTTCCCATCGCGCTGGCTGGCGCCGTCACGTATGTTGCGCTGGGCTGGCAGCATCCAGGGTTGCCCGCGCCTAGCCTGGGCTACGTCTACCTGCCGGCCTTCGTCGGCATCATCCTGACCAGCGTGCTGTTCGCGCCTCTGGGCGCGAGGCTGGCGCACCGCTTGCCGGCCGCTCAGCTCAAGCGGGTGTTCGCCTTCGTGATCTTGGCCATAGGCGGCAAGCTGTTGTGGCAGGGGCTAGCGCGGCTGGTTTAGTCCGGAGCGGCCGTCAAGAAGCTCAAGTGCGGGACAGTCGCGTGCAGGGCTTGGCAAGCGGGGAGGGGAAGTCCCTTCCCGCTTGCCTTTTGGGGGGG includes:
- the cysT gene encoding sulfate ABC transporter permease subunit CysT, with protein sequence MTLSKRHSVLPGFPLAMGFTLLYLSLIVLIPLSATFLKSATLGWEAFWQVITTPRVLASYKLTFFASLAGALINAAFGLLVAWVLVRYEFPGKRLIDALVDLPFALPTAVAGIALATLYSTKGWVGQLFAPLGLKIAYTPLGVVVALTFIGLPFVVRTVQPVLEEFPKELEEAAHSLGANRLQTFIRVLFPQIWPALLTGFALAFARAIGEYGSVIFIAGNIPFKSEITPLLIITHLEQYDYAGATALAVSMLVVSFALLLAINVLQWWGQRRLGQAH
- a CDS encoding sulfate/molybdate ABC transporter ATP-binding protein, producing the protein MTIHIDHVSKHFGQFHALKDVSLEIAGGELVALLGPSGCGKTTLLRIIAGLEAPDSGSIILHGEDATNVHVRERQVGFVFQHYALFQHMTVFENVAFGLRVRPRATRPSDEDIRRRVNELLELVQLGWVAQRYPTQLSGGQRQRIALARALAVEPKVLLLDEPFGALDAKVRKDLRRWLRRLHDELHITSVFVTHDQEEALEVADRVVVLNSGRIEQVGTPDSVYDHPANPFVMHFLGDVNLFHGRIHEGQAHIGDATVELSEALQPPSDQAVFYARPHELQIAPLDSAKLNGGLRARIRDARRFGSTVRVELERSDGQGLLEVDISQADFQQLGLQKDAEVLVEPTKIRFFAGT
- a CDS encoding acyltransferase, whose translation is MRIRSIDTLKGLAIIAVVIIHTEPFIATASMKGDWYYLGQSLQQLSSFAVPFFFVAAGYFYSRGISKESILSRWLKYTSRLASLLLIWTIIDGIFWGPWLEQMIKAKSAAPLLWNLNALPSFAAKRPDLFFFRGTAVPLWFLVSLIAGISLLALCLKLSLRPPALLAIGFSAYALCLATSSYEATFLGFGLTLPLEQRGPLIAFSFLTVGHFFAAHNISTKHSAPFLATAVIMIFCESALLSHLSGLPFQERPYLFSSLPLAACAFLFATSHPNLGANSVLSALGSRSLGIYLIHTPVLGAVSLIRRAVVHPIWEIIFALLVISLSYGLVALLMRIPYIRKSVI
- a CDS encoding multifunctional CCA addition/repair protein codes for the protein MNTYLVGGAVRDRLLNLPVKERDWVVVGATPEQMLALGFRPVGREFPVFLHPQTHEEYALARTERKTAPGYRGFVVHAAPEVTLEQDLLRRDLTINAMAEDARGRLIDPYGGLSDLQAGLLRHVSQAFAEDPVRILRVARFAARYARLGFKVAEETLTLMRAMVAAGEVDALVPERVWAELVKALSEPAPAEFFRALRNCGALERLFPELDRLFGVPQPPQHHPEIDTGIHALLVLEQAACLSDDPKLRFAALMHDLGKGLTPPERWPSHHGHEKSGLPALQALCTRLKAPKDYQRLAEQVMRYHGHCHRATELRAATLVDLLQRLDALRKNNRLADFLLACEADARGRTGFENRSYPQRDLILKAQIAAMAVTTAPLIAQGLQGEALGKALRQARIASVRRALAPQTPTITDLSPK
- a CDS encoding glycosyltransferase family A protein produces the protein MKVSIAIPCYEMYGRGVECLDHSLSAISRQTYKDIEVVISDHSRDDAIYTVVRRWAANLDIRYVRFEEMRGSSSANHNSCIRHCSGDIIKFLCQDDYLYDKLALKTIVDAFLPEANWLLSRYIHTRDRVNYFRPQYPTLNKSIHVSNTVGTHSCLTIRNVDPPLFDENLIWFMDCEYYRRLYDIYGAPYILNELTTAVFLWEGQVSNTTASSQALRQGELDYLQRKYPFDIDEPISSREYSLFQKLSRKIHRQLSFLRET
- the cysW gene encoding sulfate ABC transporter permease subunit CysW — encoded protein: MSAIATPQARTAGSWLPWLLIGLALLYLLGFLVLPLALVFIQAFSKGVATYWQSLTDPTALAAVRLTLTVAAIAVPLNLVFGVAAAWSIAKFSFPGKSLLITLIDLPFSVSPVVSGLIYVLMFGLQGWFGDWLHEHDIKLIFAVPGIVLATIFVTFPFVARELIPLMQAQGTQEEEAAIVLGATGWQTFWHVTLPNIKWGLLYGVILSNARAMGEFGAVSVVSGHIRGLTNTIPLHVEILYNEYNTAAAFAVASLLALLALVTLAAKSLLAWRIKQQVRLAHTEE
- a CDS encoding sulfite exporter TauE/SafE family protein, with translation MFETWAYYLAFGSLAGVLSGLLGIGGGVVVVPFLIWRLTLAGCPPDLVMIVAVATSLATIVVTSMSAVYTHHRLGALRWSWIRRMTPGIVLGTAVGSVIAERLPAGWFKLLFALFLIFVALRMLRRVSTRLATEHPRSVVVAGVSGLIGLLSAILGIGGGTLSVPFLARCGQPMGNAVAISGALGFPIALAGAVTYVALGWQHPGLPAPSLGYVYLPAFVGIILTSVLFAPLGARLAHRLPAAQLKRVFAFVILAIGGKLLWQGLARLV